Proteins from one Ornithobacterium rhinotracheale genomic window:
- the accD gene encoding acetyl-CoA carboxylase, carboxyltransferase subunit beta, whose product MAWFRRTKKNIQTTTEEKKDTPKGLWYKTPTGKVIETEELERNDYVSPEDDFHVRIGSQQYFEILFDDKKFKELDKNLSSKDPLGWEDTQKYTDRVKSTRKKTGLTDSLRTAYGDINGRKVVVSAMDFVFIGGSLGSVMGEKIVRAIDYAIENNTAFVLICKSGGARMMEAAHSLMQMAKVEAKLVQLSEAKLPYITILTDPTFGGITASFGMMGDVTIAEPGALIGFAGPRVIKETIGKDLPEGFQTSEFLLEKGFIDLIVHRQSLKTRLTQLLDLMMEK is encoded by the coding sequence ATGGCTTGGTTCAGACGAACAAAGAAAAATATACAAACCACTACCGAGGAGAAAAAAGACACTCCCAAAGGCTTGTGGTACAAAACGCCCACTGGGAAAGTGATTGAAACCGAGGAATTGGAGCGTAACGATTATGTGAGCCCAGAGGACGACTTCCATGTGCGCATAGGTTCGCAACAATATTTTGAGATCTTATTCGATGACAAAAAATTCAAAGAATTAGATAAAAATCTCTCAAGCAAAGACCCGCTTGGGTGGGAAGATACCCAAAAATACACGGATAGAGTAAAATCCACTCGCAAAAAAACAGGACTTACTGACTCGCTTCGCACAGCTTATGGCGATATCAATGGGCGAAAAGTGGTGGTAAGTGCCATGGATTTTGTGTTCATTGGCGGTTCGCTTGGCTCGGTAATGGGCGAGAAAATCGTTCGTGCCATTGATTACGCTATTGAAAATAATACCGCTTTTGTATTGATTTGTAAATCAGGAGGTGCTCGTATGATGGAGGCAGCACACTCGTTGATGCAGATGGCGAAAGTGGAAGCGAAGCTTGTACAACTTTCAGAAGCTAAATTACCTTATATTACGATTTTGACAGACCCCACCTTTGGCGGAATCACCGCTTCGTTTGGTATGATGGGGGATGTAACTATCGCAGAGCCAGGTGCACTTATCGGTTTTGCAGGGCCCCGTGTAATCAAAGAAACGATTGGTAAAGATTTGCCAGAAGGATTCCAAACATCAGAGTTCTTGCTCGAGAAAGGATTTATAGATTTAATCGTTCATAGGCAAAGTTTGAAAACACGACTTACTCAACTCTTAGATTTAATGATGGAAAAATAA